The following DNA comes from Thalassomonas viridans.
TGAACAGCTTTTATGCCGGGATTAAACAGGCTTTACCCGGGCATCCCCTGAAGATCACCGATGTTTATAAACATTCGAATATTAAAGCCCTGGCCGCCTTTTTAGCCGGGCGGGAAAAAGCGGCTGGCGATGCGGCTGTTAAGTCGGATCGCGGTACCAGGCGGCGTCAGGCGCAAAGAAGAGCAATAAGGTCAAGGTAAGTGACAGAAGATACAGAACAGTTAGAAAGCATTGCGGTTGTTGGTTTGGCGTGCCGCTTTCCTGGGGCAAACAATGCGGATGAATTTTGGCAAAATATTGCCGGCAAGAAAGAAGCGATCGAACAGCTGAGCAGGCAATCCCTGGCGGAAGCCGGGGTCGCTGAGGCACAATTACAGGATCCCGCATATGTCGGGGCGCAGAGCGTGCTGGAAAATATCGCCGACTTTGATGCCGGTTTTTTCAATATCACGCCGGCAGAAGCCGAGCTGATGGATCCCCAGCAGCGTATTTTTCTCGAATCCTGCTACCAGGCCCTCGAAGATGCCGGTTATGCCAGCGAGGATTTAACGCTTAATTGCGGGGTATTTGCCGGCTCCGGCATCAGCACCTACCTGCTGCGCCATCTGGCCAATAATCCGGATCTGATCGCCCGGCGGGGGGAAGCCCCAATCCTCTGGGGCAATGATAAAGACTATCTGGCCACTATGATCGCCTACCGGCTGAATCTGACCGGCACCAGCATTAATATCAATACCGCCTGTTCAACCTCCCTGGTGGCCATCAGCCAGGCCTGTAACAGTTTGTTGAATTTCGAGGTGGATATTGCGCTGGCCGGCGGCGTCAGGGTGGACGTCCCCGGGCAGCCAGGATACAGGTACCAGGAGGGCAATATTTTTTCCCCCGACGGCCATTGCCGGGTGTTTGATCAGGATGCCAAAGGCACCGTCTTTGCCGACGGTTGTGGCGTAGTGGTGCTCAAGCGCTTGCAGGATGCCCGGCAAGACGGTGACCATATCTACGCCGTGATCTCCGGCCATGCCACCAATAATGACGGGGCGGACAAGGTCGGCTTCAGCGCCCCGAGCCAGGACGGGCAGGCCAATGTGATCCGCGAAGCCCTGCAGTTTGCCGGTTGCCAGCCGCAGGACATAGATTATATCGAGGCCCATGGCACGGGAACCGCCGTCGGGGATCCGATAGAAGTCGCCGCCTTGCAGCAGGTGTTCGGTGAAGACAGCGAGGCCCGGGGGTATTGCGCCATAGGGTCGGTGAAAAGCAATATCGGCCATAGCGGCGCGGCGGCGGGTATCGCCGGCTTGATCAAAACCATCAAAGCCCTGCAGCACCGTCAGCTGCCTGCGACCATTAACTGCCGGGTAGAAAATCCGAAAATCGCTTTCCCGGAAACGGCATTTTACGTGAACAGCGAGCAAAGGCCCTGGCCGGCTTCGGCGAGCGGGCGGCGTGCGGGGATCAGCGCCTTCGGCATCGGCGGTACCAACTGCCATATGATAGTCGAAGAAAAGCCCGGGGGAGACGAGCTTGCCCCGGCGGACGGGCCCGGGGTTTTCCTCTTGCCTTTATCCGCCAAGCACCCGGAATCATTGCAGCAACAAAAGCAAAATTTAATTAAACATTTGCAACAAAACCCCGGTGAAAACCTGGCGGACGTCGCCTATACCCTGGCCCTGGGGCGCAACCGGTTTGCCTGCCGCAGTGCTGTTGTCTGCCACGACCGGGATTCCGCCATCAGCGCCTTACAGGCCCGGCATAAAGACGGACGGGCAGCAGCGGAAAAGCCGGTTGTCTTCATGTTCAGCGGCCAGGGGAGCCAGCACCTGGGCATGGGCTATGCCTTGTACCGGGAATACCCGGCGTTTCGCCAGGCGTTTGATGCCTGCGCCCATGCCTTATCCGGTGAGCTGGAGCGGGATCTGACATCCTTTATCAGCCTGTCCGGCGAAGAGGAGCTCGCGGCTCTGTTGCAGCAAACCCGTTATACCCAGCCGGTATTATTCGCCTATGAATATGCCCTGGCGCAGCTTTATATCAGTTGGGGTATCGAGGCGGAGGTGATGATAGGGCATTCCCTGGGGGAATATGTCGCCGCCTGCCTGGCGGGGGTCTGGTCCTTAAGGGATAGCTTGCTCCTGGTCGCCCGGCGCGGCCGCCTGATGCAGACGCTGGAAGCCGGCGCTATGCTCTCTGTTTCCCTGGAGCACGAACAGCTGGCGCCTTTGCTTGACGATAGCTGCGATATCGCCGCCATCAATACCCCTGCCCAGACCGTGGTCTCGGGACCGGTTGCAGCCATAGGGGCATTAGCGCTGAAACTGCAGGACAGGCAGGTTCCCTGTAAACGGCTGAAAACCGATCATGCTTTTCACAGCGCTATGACGGACGGGATTTTAGCGGACTTTGCCGGCTGTTTTGCCGATATTCAAAGCCGGGCGCCGCAAAAGCCTTTTATTTCCAACCTTACCGGGCAATGGATCACGGCCGCTCAGGCGCAAAACCCGGATTACTGGGTGCAACATTTACGCGCCACGGTGCGCTTTGGTGAGGGCATAGCGCTGATCACCCGTGAACATCCGGACAGTCTGCTGCTGGAAATCGGTCCCGGCAGGGTGCTGAGCCAATTCAGCCGGCAGATCGCGGGGGCTGGTGCTGTTGTCGTCAACAGCCAGCTCCCGGTGCAGGATGATGTCGTTAACCGCCAAAATAGCCAGTTGTTGTCGGCCCTGGCACAGGTGTGGCAAGGGGGAGCCGGGGTCGATTGGCAGGCCTTTTATCAGGAGCGGCCGGGGAGAAGAGTGTCCCTGCCGGGTTATCCGTTCAGGCGCCAGCGTTACTGGATCGATCCCCCGAACCAGGCGCGCCTGCCATCGGCACCGGCGGAACCTGTATCCGGGGAAGCGGGGATTTACCTGCCGTCATGGAAACTGTCCCCTTATTCGGATCCGGCAGGCGGGCGCCGGGACAGCGCCAATTATCTGGTGTTCAGCGCCGCAGACAGCTTGAGCGAACAGCTGATCCTGTCCCTGCGCGAGCAGGGACACCAGGTGGTCACTGTGGTAAAAGCCGGGGCTTTTACCGCCGGCGATGGCGAATACGGCATTAATCCCGATTATTTCTCGGATTATTGCGCCCTGTTTCACCACCTTGAGTCTATGGCCTGGCCGGTGCAGCGCCTTATTGCCTGCTGGCAGCTGGCTCGGCCGGATGTTGAAGCGGGCTTGCTTCATCTGATGAACCTTGCCCGCATGGCGGAGCATATGCCGTATCACCCCATGCAGGAGTTGCGCTTGCTGGTGCGTGCCGGTACGGATTTTACCGGCGGCGAAATAGAGCCCGCCAGCCTTGCCCTGGCCAGTGCTTGCCGGGTATTAAATGATGAGAGCGAAGCCTTAAGCTGCCAGTGCCTGGATGTCTATGCCGAGGAAAGTGAACTTGAGTCCCCGGCTTTTCTCCGCAGCCTGAACCGGGAGCTGGGGCTTGAAATCACAGAGCAGCATGTGGTTTTACGCCACGGCCGCCGCTGGTTAAGCTCGCAAGAGGCTTATACCGGGCCACAGGGCAAGGGCGGTGAAAACCCCATAATCGAAGGGGGGCATTATGTGATCACCGGAGCCCTGGGGGATATAGGCCGGTCCCTGTGTGACTGGTTAACGGCACAGGCCAAGGTCCATCTGACCCTGGTGGTACGCCGGCCGCTGCCGCCACAGTCTGGCTGGGAAGAGCATCTCAGTGATCCCGGGTGTGAGCCCGGATTGTCCGCCCGGCTTAAATTTTTGCTGGCCCTGAAGGAAAAATGCCTGGGCCTGACCCTGGTGAGTGCCGACGTGGCGGATCAGGCGCAGTTATCCTCAAGCCTGAAGGCGGCTATTGGCAAACGGCCGGTGGAAGGGAGCTTTCATGTTGCCGGCCTGATGAGCCAGTCCGTGGTGTTGGAAAAATCCCGCTATGATATTGAAAACGGCATTAAGGCTAAAGTGCAGGGCTGCCGGAACCTGTATCAGCTTATGCTTGAGCACCAGGGGCGTTTTATGGTGTTATTTTCGTCCCTTTCCGCGCAATTAGGTGGCATTGGCCAGTATGAATACAGCGCTGCCAATGCCTATATGGACGGTTTTGCCCGGCAGATGTCCGGGCAAGGGGCCTGTGCGGTAGTGGCGGTTAATTGGGACCGCTGGCAACAAACCTCTAAAGCCGTACCTGAGCATTTGCAAAAACTGCGTCAGGCGGTTTCCGGACTGAACCGGGAGCAGGCTTTTTCAGCCCTGAAGACGATTTTGCTGCGCCATGAAGGGGAAAATCCCCAGTGGATAGTGAGTACAAGAAAGGCGGGCGGGCAAATACGGCGCAAGCCCGGGTCTGCCGGCGAGGAGGTGATCTCTGCTGCCGGTCATGACAGG
Coding sequences within:
- a CDS encoding type I polyketide synthase, whose product is MTEDTEQLESIAVVGLACRFPGANNADEFWQNIAGKKEAIEQLSRQSLAEAGVAEAQLQDPAYVGAQSVLENIADFDAGFFNITPAEAELMDPQQRIFLESCYQALEDAGYASEDLTLNCGVFAGSGISTYLLRHLANNPDLIARRGEAPILWGNDKDYLATMIAYRLNLTGTSININTACSTSLVAISQACNSLLNFEVDIALAGGVRVDVPGQPGYRYQEGNIFSPDGHCRVFDQDAKGTVFADGCGVVVLKRLQDARQDGDHIYAVISGHATNNDGADKVGFSAPSQDGQANVIREALQFAGCQPQDIDYIEAHGTGTAVGDPIEVAALQQVFGEDSEARGYCAIGSVKSNIGHSGAAAGIAGLIKTIKALQHRQLPATINCRVENPKIAFPETAFYVNSEQRPWPASASGRRAGISAFGIGGTNCHMIVEEKPGGDELAPADGPGVFLLPLSAKHPESLQQQKQNLIKHLQQNPGENLADVAYTLALGRNRFACRSAVVCHDRDSAISALQARHKDGRAAAEKPVVFMFSGQGSQHLGMGYALYREYPAFRQAFDACAHALSGELERDLTSFISLSGEEELAALLQQTRYTQPVLFAYEYALAQLYISWGIEAEVMIGHSLGEYVAACLAGVWSLRDSLLLVARRGRLMQTLEAGAMLSVSLEHEQLAPLLDDSCDIAAINTPAQTVVSGPVAAIGALALKLQDRQVPCKRLKTDHAFHSAMTDGILADFAGCFADIQSRAPQKPFISNLTGQWITAAQAQNPDYWVQHLRATVRFGEGIALITREHPDSLLLEIGPGRVLSQFSRQIAGAGAVVVNSQLPVQDDVVNRQNSQLLSALAQVWQGGAGVDWQAFYQERPGRRVSLPGYPFRRQRYWIDPPNQARLPSAPAEPVSGEAGIYLPSWKLSPYSDPAGGRRDSANYLVFSAADSLSEQLILSLREQGHQVVTVVKAGAFTAGDGEYGINPDYFSDYCALFHHLESMAWPVQRLIACWQLARPDVEAGLLHLMNLARMAEHMPYHPMQELRLLVRAGTDFTGGEIEPASLALASACRVLNDESEALSCQCLDVYAEESELESPAFLRSLNRELGLEITEQHVVLRHGRRWLSSQEAYTGPQGKGGENPIIEGGHYVITGALGDIGRSLCDWLTAQAKVHLTLVVRRPLPPQSGWEEHLSDPGCEPGLSARLKFLLALKEKCLGLTLVSADVADQAQLSSSLKAAIGKRPVEGSFHVAGLMSQSVVLEKSRYDIENGIKAKVQGCRNLYQLMLEHQGRFMVLFSSLSAQLGGIGQYEYSAANAYMDGFARQMSGQGACAVVAVNWDRWQQTSKAVPEHLQKLRQAVSGLNREQAFSALKTILLRHEGENPQWIVSTRKAGGQIRRKPGSAGEEVISAAGHDRPWSSRDFVELETDSEKRLASIWQNLMRVEQIGRDDDFLELGGDSLMAVQMVAKIKEEFGVTLAVASLLDGTVLHQIAAGIDSLQ